The DNA segment gtcagatttcaaaaaggctttacggcgaaagcaaaccacgcgattatctgaggacagcgccccgcatacaaacaaatgaaaaacatatttcaaccaggcaggtgcgacacgaaagtcagaaatagcgatataataaatgccttacctttgatgatcttcttctgttggcactccaaaaaggtcccagttacatcacaaatggtccttttgttcgataaagtccttctttatatccataaaaactcagtttagctggcacgcttcagTCAGTAATCCACCCAGTTTGCCtatatcaaaatgcatacaaaatgaatcccaaacgttactaataaacttatccaaacaagtcaaacaacgtttataatcaaaccttaggtaccctaatacgtaaataaatgatcaaatttaagacggagaatcgttattgtctttaccggagaaaaatactaaagaacgcgctctcttccacacgcttggaaacactacagacaaaatgggagccacctagaaaaactacaatttcttgctcatttttccaaaacccagcctgaaactctttctgaagactgttgacatctagtggaagccctaggaactgcaatctgggaggactttgccTTTTAATAAAAGTGATAGCAATTGAAAATAGGGGTaggctgatttaaaaaaataataataataataataaataaaaacatttggggGATGGTTTCTCCTCGggatttcgcctgccatatcagttctgttatactcagacatttaacagttttagaaacgttagagtgttttctatccaaatctacaaattatatgcatatcctagcttctgggcctcagtaacaggcagtttactttgggcacgcttttcatccggacatcaaaatactgccccctacccaagagaggttaattgATAAATCACCAGCATTCCATGTAACTTTGAATACATATATTAGATTATTTACTTTGGTTaatgggccagtttcccagacacagattaagtctaGTCCTGGACCTTAAAGAACTTTCTATTGAAACTTCCATTgggcatgctttttagtccagcacTAGActcaatctgtgtccaggaaacaggCCCCATATGTATTACTGATATGCTTGTCCTTGTTCAGGACTCCACACACTGGCTTCAGATTGAACCCTTGACTTCCACTGTCCAGGGAGTGACAATGTTCAGGTAAAGTAACTACTTTTAACATTTCATTCCACTTGCTAGTGTATTTCCCCATTACCTTTGGGAATAGTCTTCTAATCCAACCTCTCCATTTGACCACTGACCCTCTCTACCATATCTTGTTGTTGCCCTCAGACACAGGACACCCAAAGGGAGTTATGAGTGCACAGTGTCTGGGCTCCGCtggctgtgtgagagagatgtcATTCTGAAGTATCACTTCAGGAACTGGGAACACTACAGTCAACTTCTGCAAGACATGCAGTACACACAAGGTGGTCCATTGCTGGACATCACTATGGAGTTAGGTGAACTGGAGGAAGTTCATCTGCCACACTTTGTCTGTTTAGGTAAAACCATATAGAAATAGTATTCAGAAAGACATTTCCATGTAACTGAGTTTCACTTCCTGAATTAATGAACTATTCTGGGAGTTTGAGTTTACTGTGATCTGGTACTGCATATTCTTTGTGTTTTAGTTGGATGAATAATACAATATTTGTCTTTTTGTCTCCTTTTTATTGTGTTGTTCAGGGACCAACCCTTCCCTGAGGAATGAGATGAAGATTCTTCATGTAGAGGAACATGGAGTGTCTTTTGAGGAAGTGCATGAGGTCACCAGATTCCATGCTAAGATTCTCCATCCCAAGTTCTCATCTGTCTCTGTTGTACTGAACTATATCGCCTGTTGGAACGTAGATGTCCACTGTGACGGGATCCTCTATTTGGCAGTAAAAAGGTCAACAGTAATTTCAAGGCTGTACCTGCTCCTCAGAAACTCCAGTCAGAAAGAGGTGAGGCACTATGACAGTATGTTGAAACTTACTAAAGGAAAGCTGATAGTTTGTTGAAAATCTCTAGATTACAAAGACAACATGCAGCTCTGTGAGAAATCTATTTCTGTTGTAACATTCATTAATACAGTGTAATACGAATGTTTGTCATAGTTTCTATTGTATCTCAGTTAGCTGCAAGTTGTGTGAATTATGGGACTACATTGCTTATCTTGTAGGCTGTTCAGGAACGGGAGAAAAATCAGCTGTCCCAAGGATATTCAGAATTTCTCCTGTCAAATCCAAACGggtccttaacctgtctaggatcagcgtggcgctagcggcaccccccccccccccccactgaaaaaccagtgccgcgaaattcaaaaaaaatatttttttaaaatatttaactttcacacattaaagtccaatacagctaatgaaagacacagatcttatgaatccagtcaacatttccgatttttaaaatgttttacagggaagacacaatatgtaaagatgtacatctattacctaaaaacacattagcataagccaccatcttttatttgtccaccaacaccagtagccatcaccaattcggctaaactaagatatttatagcccctaaccaacaaaaaaactcattagatgacagtctgataacatatttatggtatgggataggttttgttagaaaaaagtgcatatttcaggtatatggcatagtttacaattgcacccaccatcacaaatggactagaataattacaatgagcaacgtgtttacctaactactaatcatcaaacatttcgtaaaaatacacagcatacacgaatcgaaagacacagatcctgtgaatacagacaatatttcagattttctaagtgtcttacagcgaaaacacaataaatcgttatattagcttagcacatagcaattagcagcccagcattgattctagccaaagtgagcgataaaagtcaacatcgccaaaagatattaattttttcactaaccttctcagaattcttccgatgacactcctgtaacatcacattacaacatgcatatacagtttgatcgaaaatgtttatatttagccaccaaaatcatggttagacaatgtgaaatgtagacaagctggtaaagaaaacgtccttgcgccacttagacagtgatctactcttatacataaatactcataaacgtgactaaaaaatatagggtggacagggattgatagacaatttaattcttaatacaattgcgttattacattttttaatttatccttacttttcaatacagtttgcgccaagcgaagctacgtcaaaaaacatggcgtcctaagccactaaaatgtttcgacagaaacacgatttatcataataaaaatgtcctaccttgagctgttcttccatcagtatcttgggcaaaggatcctttcttgggagaaatcgtcttttggtggaaagctgtcctcttgccatgtggaaatgtcaactacgttcgggatgaactgaaaagcgtgcccaacttttcacatcgttgcaaaaataaatgtcccaaaatcgcactaaacggatataaattgctataaaacgctttaaattaactactttgtgatgtttgtaactcctataacgagtgaaaagatgaccggagaaatataacaggctaaactaacgcttggaacaggagagggtcggtgtcttccacgcgcgttacgcagcaagaaaagacttgctagctaaaggtttttttcatttgtagggcctgtgaacgagcaatcgagcccgttggaatcgtcatcacgtaaaggcatccaggggaagacgtaagaagtgtccgtatagtcatagcaacgacagtgcccgtttaaatgacttcagaaaagtggccaacgtttctcaaatctgactccatgtcagggaaattgctgtagaatgggctctgttccacttagagacaaaatttcaactcctatagaaactatagactgttttctatccaataataataataatatgcatattgtacgatcaaggattttgtgggaagccgtttaaaaaattagccacattagcataaatagtctaaacagcgcccccatccccaacaggttaaatattGTTCCaatattcacttttttttttaaatttaatttttaTAGTTTTGACGGAAAAAGTTTCCCGGAGGACAAATTCCTTTGGTTGGTACTGAAGAGCAAGCGGGAGGTTTCCCTCCTGCCTAATTTATGACTGGGTGTTAATTAGGTGTCAAAACCGGCCCACCTGTGGGGAAGAGGTTTGACTATCTGTCAGCCATTTGCCAAGCTGATCTGAGCCTTTGGATCCTCGACCAGGAGAGTCACGACAGTTCCCCTCTGGTGGGTTCGACCTTGGAAGGATTCTGCAAGTTGCAAACTGCCACAAAAATGACTATGGGATGTCCTGGTTGCAGGAGCCTTTTGTTGTCAAAACAGGCCCAActtcccccatctcctctcttgtGGGGTCTGGCTATCTGTCAGCCATTTTCCAAGCTGATCTGAGGCCTTGGATCCtcagccaggagagtcatgacaataTGAATAACTGTAATATTGTTCTATTTCACtatttctctctttgtctgttgTCTCAATCGTTGCACCATATGGCCTTCTACAGAAGATTCAGCTGTTACCTGCAGACACCACACCAAGCTGTTGTCAGATGATTATGGGAAACACAGGGGTTGACATTGAGATGGAGTTAATCGGGGATGATGAGAGGATAGCGTGGAGAGATATGCTACGAACAGGTAGGAGAATATGTCAATCATAACTGTTATTTTCTGACAGATGCTATTTAGAGTGATATaacctatttttgtttctttcagATGAATACATCACTGAAACCCATTCAACTAGTAAGTAAACATGAGAGATACAAACCAATGACTTGAGGGCCAGTCAACATGGTTTACTGTAGGACCCAgactatagagtcaacatgagacagaccaggtcctatagagtcaacatgagacagaccaggtcctatagagtcaacatgagacagatccggtcctatagagccaacatgagacagaccaggtcctatagagtcaacatgagacagatcaggtcctatagattcaacatgagacagatcaggtcatatagagtcaacatgagacagatcaggtccaatagattcaacatgagacagatcaggtcctatagagtcaacatgagacagaccaggtcctatagagtcaacatatctctgtgacagatcaggtcctatagagtcaacatgagacagaccaggtcctagtcCAGACTAGTCCTGATTTATAAAAGACTGTCTTCAAGAacaatgacatctcctccaggacttgatgtagatcagcctggttctgaatgacccaatgacatctcctccaggacttgatgtagattagcctggttctgaatgccccaatgacatctcctccaggacttgatgtagattagcctggttctgaatgacccaatgacatctcctccaggacttgatgtagatcagcctggttctgaatgacccaatgacatctcctccaggacttgatgtagattaGACTGGTTCTGAATGccccaatgacatctcctccaggacttgatgtaaattagcctggttctgaatgccccaatgacatctcctccaggacttgatgtagatCAGCCTGGTTCTGAATGccccaatgacatctcctccaggacttgatgtaaattagcctggttctgaatgccccaatgacatctcctccaggacttgatgtaaattagcctggttctgaatgCCCCAGAGTGTTTTTCTACATCTGTGAAACCgaatatgaataaaattgtagTGGTGTGATGTGTTCATTGATGTAGGTCGTTATTGTTTGAGAATAGGTTCTCAATGCAAAGATTCAATAATAAAATGTAGACTTTTATTGTAGGTCACTTTGAAAGAAGTCTGTtcctaaatgactgaaatgtaaatgtagttaTATTGTAACCTGACTCTCTCAGGTGCTGTGTCGGGGGCAGGAGGTCCGGCTGTGAGCAGTCTGACTGGTTCTACAGAGCAGCAGCTGCGTTCTGTACGGACAGAGTTTGTGAAAAGAGTGTCAAGACCTGTCCTGAATGGACTGCTGGACGGACTCCTGCAACACACAGTCATCAACCAGGAGGACATGGAGTCAGTGAAGGTGATCGCTGAGAGGGCAGAGAAGGCACGTGACATCATCGACATGGTGTTGAGAAAAGGAACTGAGTCGTGTTCCAGGATGATCAACCTTCTTGGGGAGCTGGACCCCTGTCTTTGTTCACAGCTTCAGatcaacagtgttggggtaccaacctaattgtagaatggatagtaacagtgttggggtactatcctaatggtagaatggatagtaacagtgttggggtaccaacctaatggtagaatggatagtaacagtgttggggtaccaacctaatggtagaatggatagtaacagtgttggggtaccaacctaatggtagaatggatagtaacagtgttggggtcccaacctaatggtagaatggacagtaacagtgttggggtaccaacctaatggtagaatggatagtaacagtgttggggtaccaacctaatggtagaatggatagtaacagtgttggggtaccaacctaatggtagaatggatagtaacagtgttggggtaccaacctaatgctAGAATGGATAgcaacagtgttggggtaccaacctaatggtagaatggatagtaacagtgttggggtaccatcctaatggtagaatggatagtaacagtgttagggtaccaacctaatggtagaatagatagtaacagtgttggggtaccaacctaatggtagaataaaATGTTGGGGTACcatcctaatggtagaatggatagtaacagtgttggggtaccaacctaatggtagaatggatagaaacggtgttggggtaccaacctaatggtagaataaaATGTTGGGGTACcatcctaatggtagaatggatagtaacagtgttggggtaccaacctaatggtagaatggatagtaacagtgttggggtaccaacctaatggtagaatggatagtaacagtgttggggtaccaacctaatggtagaatggatagtaacagtgttggggtaccaacctaatggtagaatggatactaacagtgttggggtaccaacctaatggtagaatggatagtaacagtgttggggtaccaacctaatggtagaatggatagtaacagtgttggggtaccaacctaatggtagaatggatagtaacagtgttggggtaccaacctaatggtagaatggatagtaacagtgttggggtaccaacctaatggtagaatggatagtaacagtgttggggtaccaacctaatggtagaatggatagtaacagtgttggggtaccaacttaatggatagtaacagtgttggggtaccaacctaatggtagaatggatagtaacagtgttggggtaccaacctaatggtagaatggatagtaacagtgttggggtaccaacctaatggtagaatggatagtaacagtgttggggtaccaacttaatggatagtaacagtgttggggtaccaacctaatggtagaatggatagtaacagtgttggggtaccaacctaatggtagaatggatagtaacagtgttggggtaccaacctaatggtagaatggatagtaacagtgttggggtaccaacctaatggtagaatgatagtaacagtgttggggtacaaaatacataaataacTGTACAAATGTTATGGAGACACAGTGTTTTGTAAAAACATTGAATATAAGAATAATAATTGGAATCATTTGGACcggggagacctgatcctagatcaggactCCTATTCAACActatggggtgtattcactaggaaacagacctgatcctagatcaggactCCTATTCAACAccatggggtgtattcactaggaaacagacctgatcctagatcaggactCCTATTCAACAccatggggtgtattcactaggaaacagacctgatcctagatcaacccTCCCATTCAACAccatggggtgtattcactaggaaacagacctgatcctagatcaacactcctattcAACAccatggggtgtattcactaggaaacagacctgattctagatcaacactcctattcAACAccatggggtgtattcactaggaaacagacctgatcctagatcaggactCCTATTCAACATTTAGGATTACACTGAATGCTTTCCTCCTTAAAACAGGGTagagacctacctgaatttgtccaaaataAACTATTGTTTTGTTGCAAAACGTTGTGCTACGGTAgatgactaatgaatacacccctgatctgACTGAGATGTAAATCTTTGTCAACAAACAAAAAGAGTTTATAGTTTTTTTTTACCTCTCCCCCTCTTCGGAGGACAAATATGTTGgttttatttcagattttttgcTACATATACATATATCCAAACATATACAtatatccatacacacacacatttccatgtgccatatacagtggggaaaaCAAGTATTtaatacactgctgattttgcaggtttttctacttacaaagcatgtagaggtctgtaatttttatcataggtacacttcaactgtgagagacggaatctaaaacaaaaatccagaaaatcacattgtatgatttttaagtaattaatttgcattttattgcatgacataagtgtttgatcacctaccaaccagtaagaattccagctctcacagacatgttagtttttctttaagaagccctcctgttctccactcattacctgtattaactgcacctgtttgaactcgttacctgtataaaagacacctgtccaaaCACTCAATCAAaaagactccaacctctccacaatggccaagaccagagagttgtgtaaggacatcagggataaaattgtagacctgcacacgGCTGGGATGGGCtgcaggacaataggcaagcagcttggtgagaaggcaacaactgttggcgcaattattagaaaatggaagaagttcaagatgacggtcaatcaccctcggtctggggctccatgcaagatctcacctcgtggggcatcaatgatcatgaggaaggtgagggatcagcccagaactacacggcaggacctggtcaatgacctgaagagagctgggaccagctcattatatatattcattatataaataggcacgtttaattttgtctggcttagcattccaaataaaattaGTTTTACTATGGAACCACCTAAAATGGTTCCATAGTGCTGTTGTTGGAGTTTTAACATGATAAAGAGAATGTATTCTGTTTCTGGGTTGTTTACTGTACACACACCTGTTACATATACACCTGTTACATACACACCTGTTACGTGATCATTCATACACACCTGTTCTATGAGCATTCATACACACCTGTTACATGAGCATTCATACACACCTGTTACATACACACCAGTTACGTGATCATTCATACACACCTGTTACATGATCATTCATACACACCTGTTACATGATCATTCATACACACCTGTTACATGATCATTCATACACACCTGTTACATGATCATTCATACACACCTGTTACATGAGCATTCATACACACCTGTTACATGAGCATTCATACACACCTGTTACATGAGCATTCATACACACCTGTTACATACACACCTGTTACGTGATCATTCATACACACCTGTTACATGAGCATTCATACACACCTGTTACATACACACCTGTTACATGATCATTCATACACACCTGTTACATGATCATTCATACACACCTGTTACATAATCATTCATACACACCTGTTACATACACACCAGTTACGTGATCATTCATACACACCAGTTACGTGATCATTCATACACACCTGTTACATGAGCATTCATACACACCTGTTACATACACACCTGTTACGTGATCATTCATACACACCTGTTACATACACACCTGTTCTATGATCATTCATACACACCTGTTACATGAGCATTCATACACACCTGTTACATGAGCATTCATACACACCTGTTACATACACACCTGTTACGTGATCATTCATACACACCTGTTACGTGATCATTCATACACACCTGTTATATTCACACCTGTTACGTGATCATTCATACACACCTGTTACATACACACCTGTTAAGTGACCATTCCTACACACGTCTGCTAGGATCATAACACACCTGTTCAGAAATACTATACAAAGAATATAAAAGAGATGACCAAGATCCAATCATGGACTGAGATTACAGATGGAAACATAACTACACACACAGGAAATCTACTGGGTCTGCAGGGTtttgcttcagccctgctctaacacacCTCATTCTGCCAGTCAAGGTTCTGATTCGACTGATTAGTAGATTCAAGTGTGTTAGAGCAGGGTCGGAGCAAAAGCCTGCACGGCCAGTAGTATCATTCCAGGAGTAGGCTTGGGCGTCCCGTTTTAATTCTACATATTCCTCTATCTCCATGGTAATGTCCTTAACATGACCCTTGACCTTTACTGATCAGCCAaagctgtcccaaatggcatcctattccctatacagagccctatgggccctggtctaaagtagtgcactacatagggaatagggccctggtctaaagtagtgcatacatagggaatagggccctggtctaaagtagtgcactacatagggaatagggccctggtctaaagtagtgcactatatagggaatagggctctggtctatagtagtgtagtatacatactgtatactacatacttaatgagtatatactacgtACTATTatttcattttagtatactgtatactacatacttaatgagtatatactacatactattagttcattttagtatactgtaaccaACCAGCTCTTTGCCTtctctaccggaagttgatgctgttgctatgcaacctcttgctagctagttagcgtatCAAATTACTAGTTAGACATTGTTCGACTTTGGgtgtgttagtaaaacgtttactgttgacaggagaacaagaggagacaataggacgaggtggataattttataataaggcagtttaattacatgtaaagatatcttagtaaaatcttgcagcaaggctctttcagtctgactcctagtgaatcgtccgggaaagaggcagtttccagaaatgttcagtactatatagtcaacaagcaaagtaggtagatctgcgagtccggccttccggttggtcgatctgggtcttgggtagtcctgatcaggcctggtgtccacgttccattggttcctgagagttctttgtcctgaggtccaaccatgggttgggtgtgtctgtgtgattttcatgggggaggggaattgtgggtgccgtgtatatgtcctatgtgtccagcatatgtccaagagaaagagggggtgtgtatgttgtgtcaacttataggtaatgttgagaagttgttaaaacaagttaccaatatctaatacaatttcttacaggtGTGTTATTAAATCTGGAGTGCTGGACGCTCTggtcgaggagtagggttgatttgagctttcttgtgctgctggaaacaatttaattacgcttttttccccccgacgtttactgacactggccatattcaacgggtgttgagcggctcgtaaattcattattctgcgctctggtctCAGGCGAgatgctctgaaatcggagtagagagacagaatttacgaaagcacaacgactataccatttagctaagaatgacgggaataatcaagtcaataaacgttgagTAGTTAGTTAGCCTGTAGTTAATATACTGACACGTTTGATGTATAAGTAGCCAACTACTGTAACGTTAGGtaggtagctaacataccggtacatactgctgtaatgatatgctatgtggttcacaaggacagcgtagctaacaaattgtcagccaacataacgtgtaaggtaacttatttgaaaaggcaTTGCTTTATTTCATTGCTCAACAGTTTCTtgacatttgtcataattagttaagtAATGAATTTGTCTCCGCTCTCGTTGGACTGATTCAGCAacatattttccgccattttcttcaaatctgaaaacgatgtgtAGCCCCGCccatttcctgaagaattgcattatgggccctaaagtacGGAAGTAGTGCCCTCTGCGTGTAAATTTAATATGTTggcgaatttagtacgacatccgggaacttttggcatgcTAAACTAtatcatactatgaccaataagcatactataaaCTCAAATcacgtcacaaatagtacggttagtgtggttagtatgagtattagAAAACGGATTACCATCTGAAATGACATCCtattggaggagatgaggagagtctAGGATTACCATCTGGAATGACACCCttttggaggagatgagggggataGGAGAGTCTAGGATTACCATCTGAAATAACACCCTATTGGAGGAGATTGTAAACATGTGTTACATATGGATTGTAAACGTGTATTGTGATGTTATTGGAATGTACTTACTGTATTTGCATTATCACTGGGAATGTGTCTGTGAAACTGGCTCTGAGAATTTGGCATTCAACATAAAACCACAGAAATGTATTTTATGAATATATTGTACAGTGTTGGCCTGTTAGAGGTTCATGAGAGACCGAATATCAACACAACCACCTCAGTCTATCAGCAGCTTTCTCAGTGAGAGCCTCACGTCTGAAACACATTGACCATTGACAGACATAAGGAGCTGTGTAACCTGTCACTCCTTTACCAATGACTTGAGAGTGTCTGAAGGACATATAAGGAGCTGTGTAACCTGTCACTCCTTTACCAATGACTTGAGAGTGTCTGAAGGACATATAAGGAGCTGTTCAACCTATGTTTATCTACCTTCCCAGGGACTACAGTTAAACTTGCTAGCTGGTTATATCTGTCTCATTTACAGAAATGTTGATTGATGTGCAGTATCCCTGTCAaatacattttcaataaatgaAAGAAAAAGGAATGGAATtgaatgtatttatgtgtgtgtctatgtgaatgtgtgttggtctgtgtgtatgtgaatgtatttatgtgtgtgtctatgtgaatgtgtgttggtctgtgtgtatgtgaatgtgtgttggtctctgtgtgtgaatgtgtctaTTTTTAACTTCATATGCTATACATTATAATCAATATTTTGGGGGGTCTGCAGAATCATTGTATATCATTGGTTACCCATCCTATCATGTTACCACAACAGAGAAATGACCATCTAGCGTCCTTCTGCCAA comes from the Salvelinus fontinalis isolate EN_2023a unplaced genomic scaffold, ASM2944872v1 scaffold_0521, whole genome shotgun sequence genome and includes:
- the LOC129846390 gene encoding NACHT, LRR and PYD domains-containing protein 1 homolog, whose translation is MLFSPALDSICVQETGPICITDMLVLVQDSTHWLQIEPLTSTVQGVTMFRHRTPKGSYECTVSGLRWLCERDVILKYHFRNWEHYSQLLQDMQYTQGGPLLDITMELGELEEVHLPHFVCLGTNPSLRNEMKILHVEEHGVSFEEVHEVTRFHAKILHPKFSSVSVVLNYIACWNVDVHCDGILYLAVKRSTVISRLYLLLRNSSQKEAVQEREKNQLSQGYSEFLLSNPNGSLTCVKTGPPVGKRFDYLSAICQADLSLWILDQESHDSSPLPFSKLI
- the LOC129846395 gene encoding caspase recruitment domain-containing protein 18-like; translated protein: MIMGNTGVDIEMELIGDDERIAWRDMLRTDEYITETHSTSAVSGAGGPAVSSLTGSTEQQLRSVRTEFVKRVSRPVLNGLLDGLLQHTVINQEDMESVKVIAERAEKARDIIDMVLRKGTESCSRMINLLGELDPCLCSQLQINSVGVPT